Proteins from one Gammaproteobacteria bacterium genomic window:
- the urtA gene encoding urea ABC transporter substrate-binding protein — protein MIAAALATALFAPQSHAADTIKVGVLHSLSGPMAISETTLKDTVLMLVDEQNKKGGLLGKKLEAVVVDPASNWPLFAEKARELISKDKVDVVFGCWTSVSRKSVLPVFEELNGLLFYPVQYEGEESSKNVFYTGAAPNQQAIPAVDYLMNDFGVERWVLAGTDYVYPRTTNKILEQYLKDKGVAKSDIMINYTPFGHSDWQSIVAEIQKFGSAGKQTAVVSTINGDANVPFYKELANQGITATEIPVIAFSVGEEELSGIDTQPLVGHLAAWNYFMSEDTPENEAFIETWHEFIKDDDRVTNDPMEAHYIGFNMWANAVEAAGTTEVDAVREAMYGVTVPNLTGGYATMLPNHHITKPVLIGEIQDDGQFVTVWDAGGEVIGDAWSNYLPGSKNIEANWLPPIECGNFNVQSGNCSGQKYE, from the coding sequence ATGATCGCGGCCGCGCTCGCCACGGCCCTGTTCGCGCCGCAGTCACACGCGGCCGACACCATCAAGGTCGGCGTGCTGCATTCGCTCTCGGGCCCCATGGCGATCAGCGAGACCACACTCAAGGACACGGTGCTCATGCTGGTGGACGAACAGAACAAAAAGGGCGGGCTGTTGGGCAAGAAGCTCGAGGCGGTGGTGGTCGATCCCGCTTCGAACTGGCCCTTGTTCGCCGAAAAGGCGCGCGAGCTCATCTCAAAAGATAAAGTGGACGTGGTGTTCGGCTGCTGGACGTCGGTGTCGCGCAAGTCGGTGCTGCCGGTGTTCGAGGAACTCAATGGTCTGCTGTTTTATCCGGTGCAATACGAGGGCGAGGAGTCGTCCAAGAACGTGTTCTACACCGGCGCCGCGCCAAATCAGCAGGCGATCCCGGCGGTGGATTATCTGATGAACGATTTTGGGGTCGAGCGCTGGGTGCTGGCCGGCACCGACTACGTTTACCCGCGCACCACCAACAAGATCCTCGAGCAGTATCTCAAAGATAAGGGCGTCGCCAAGAGCGACATCATGATCAACTACACGCCGTTCGGACATTCCGACTGGCAGAGCATCGTCGCCGAGATTCAGAAGTTCGGTTCCGCCGGCAAGCAGACGGCCGTGGTCTCGACCATCAACGGCGACGCCAATGTGCCCTTCTACAAGGAATTGGCCAATCAGGGCATCACCGCCACCGAGATTCCGGTCATCGCGTTTTCGGTCGGCGAAGAGGAGCTCTCCGGCATCGATACCCAGCCTTTGGTGGGCCATCTTGCCGCGTGGAATTATTTCATGAGCGAGGACACGCCTGAGAACGAAGCCTTTATCGAAACGTGGCACGAGTTTATCAAAGACGATGACCGTGTCACCAACGATCCAATGGAGGCGCATTACATCGGCTTCAACATGTGGGCCAATGCGGTCGAGGCGGCCGGAACCACCGAAGTGGATGCCGTGCGTGAAGCGATGTACGGCGTGACGGTGCCGAATTTAACCGGCGGTTATGCGACCATGTTACCCAATCATCACATTACCAAGCCCGTGCTGATCGGCGAAATCCAGGACGACGGTCAGTTCGTCACGGTGTGGGACGCGGGCGGCGAGGTCATCGGCGACGCGTGGTCGAATTATCTGCCGGGAAGCAAGAACATCGAGGCCAACTGGCTGCCGCCTATCGAATGCGGCAATTTCAACGTGCAATCCGGCAATTGCTCCGGACAGAAATACGAGTGA